In Pseudorca crassidens isolate mPseCra1 chromosome 16, mPseCra1.hap1, whole genome shotgun sequence, one DNA window encodes the following:
- the ANXA11 gene encoding annexin A11 has product MSYPGYPPPAGGYPPAAPGGGAWGGAGYPPPNMPPIGLDNVATYAGQFNQDYLSGMAANMSGTFGGANVPNLYPGAPGGGYPPVPPGGFGHSPSAQQPVPPYGMYPPPGGNPPSGMPSYPQYPGAPVSGQPMPPPGQQPSGAYPGQPPMTYPGQSPMPPPGQQPVPSYPGYTGSGTVTPAVPPAQFGNRGTITDAPGFDPLRDAEVLRKAMKGFGTDEQAITDCLGSRSNKQRQQILLSFKTAYGKDLIKDLKSELSGNFEKTVLALMKTPVLFDAYEIKEAIKGAGTDEACLIEILASRSNEHIRELNRVYKTEFKKTLEEAIRSDTSGHFQRLLISLSQGNRDESTNVDMTLVQRDVQELYAAGENRLGTDESKFNAVLCSRSRAHLVAVFNEYQRMTGRDIEKSICREMSGDLEQGMLAVVKCLKNTPAFFAERLNRAMRGAGTKDRTLIRIMVSRSEIDLLDIRAEYKRLYGKSLYHDITGDTSGDYRKILLKICGGND; this is encoded by the exons ATGAGCTACCCAGGCTACCCCCCGCCCGCAGGCGGCTACCCGCCAGCTGCACCAG GTGGCGGTGCCTGGGGAGGTGCTGGCTACCCACCACCCAACATGCCCCCCATCGGGCTGGATAACGTGGCCACCTACGCAGGGCAGTTCAACCAGGACTACCTCTCGGGAATG GCTGCCAACATGTCCGGGACGTTCGGAGGAGCCAACGTGCCAAACCTGTACCCGGGGGCCCCTGGGGGCGGTTACCCTCCCGTCCCCCCGGGGGGTTTTGGGCATTCCCCTTCCGCCCAGCAGCCTGTTCCTCCATATGGAATGTACCCGCCCCCTGGAGGAAACCCACCCTCTGGGATGCCCTCGTATCCGCAATACCCAGGGGCCCCTGTGTCAGGCCAGCCCATGCCGCCCCCTGGGCAGCAGCCCTCGGGGGCCTACCCTGGACAGCCGCCCATGACCTACCCTGGGCAGTCGCCAATGCCACCTCCGGGACAGCAGCCGGTGCCAAGCTACCCAGGGTACACTGGGTCCGGGACCGTCACCCCTGCTGTGCCCCCAGCCCAG TTTGGAAACCGAGGCACCATCACAGATGCTCCTGGGTTTGACCCCCTGCGAGACGCCGAGGTCCTGCGGAAGGCCATGAAGGGCTTTG ggaCTGATGAGCAGGCCATCACTGACTGCCTGGGGAGTCGCTCCAACAAGCAGCGGCAGCAGATCCTCCTGTCCTTCAAGACAGCTTATGGGAAG GATTTGATCAAAGATCTGAAATCTGAACTGTCAGGAAACTTTGAGAAGACAGTCTTGGCCCTGATGAAGACCCCGGTCCTCTTTGATGCTTATGAGATAAAGGAAGCCATCAAG GGGGCAGGCACTGATGAAGCCTGCCTGATCGAGATCCTGGCCTCCCGCAGCAATGAGCACATCCGGGAATTGAACAGAGTCTACAAGACAG AATTCAAAAAGACCCTGGAGGAGGCCATTCGGAGCGACACATCAGGGCACTTCCAGCGGctcctcatctctctctctcag GGAAACCGGGATGAAAGCACAAACGTGGACATGACGCTCGTCCAGAGAGATGTGCAA GAGCTCTATGCAGCTGGAGAGAATCGCCTCGGAACAGATGAGTCCAAGTTCAATGCAGTTCTGTGCTCCCGGAGCCGGGCCCACCTGGTGGCAG TTTTCAACGAATATCAGCGAATGACAGGCCGTGACATTGAGAAGAGCATCTGCCGGGAGATGTCCGGGGACCTGGAGCAGGGCATGCTGGCCGTGG TGAAATGTCTTAAGAATACCCCAGCCTTCTTTGCTGAAAGGCTCAACAGGGCCATGAGG GGAGCAGGAACCAAGGACCGGACCCTGATCCGCATCATGGTGTCTCGCAGCGAGATCGACCTCCTGGACATCAGAGCAGAGTATAAGCGGCTGTACGGCAAGTCCCTGTACCACGACATCACG GGAGACACTTCTGGGGACTACCGGAAGATACTGCTGAAGATCTGTGGTGGCAACGACTGA